Proteins from a genomic interval of Deltaproteobacteria bacterium:
- a CDS encoding YebC/PmpR family DNA-binding transcriptional regulator, with amino-acid sequence MSGHSKWATIKHKKGKEDARRGKIFTKLIREIITASRIGGGNIDTNSRLRSAVTLAKQENMPRQNIDNAIKKGTGELEGEVYEEIMYEGYGPGGVAMLVQVMTDNKNRSAAEIRHIFSRHGGNLGEAGCVSWMFKQKGQFLIPDDITTEDKLLEMLMEFDIEDVSHDEDGKIFEVLVLPSAFDTVKDVLDKAGIKYNFAEVSLVPQTYITLKGREAEQMLKLMETLEDHDDVQKVYANFDISEKEMEAVSQ; translated from the coding sequence ATGTCAGGACATTCTAAATGGGCAACGATAAAGCACAAAAAAGGCAAAGAAGATGCAAGAAGAGGTAAAATCTTTACCAAACTTATAAGGGAGATTATTACTGCTTCAAGGATCGGGGGCGGGAATATAGATACAAATTCAAGACTTAGATCAGCAGTAACATTGGCAAAACAGGAAAATATGCCCAGGCAAAATATTGATAACGCTATCAAAAAGGGTACCGGGGAACTTGAGGGAGAGGTATATGAAGAAATCATGTATGAGGGTTATGGACCGGGTGGAGTTGCCATGTTAGTTCAGGTAATGACGGATAATAAGAACCGCTCAGCAGCGGAGATCAGGCATATCTTCTCACGGCATGGAGGTAATCTTGGAGAGGCAGGCTGCGTCAGCTGGATGTTCAAACAAAAAGGGCAGTTTCTTATACCTGATGATATAACAACAGAGGATAAATTGCTTGAGATGCTCATGGAGTTTGATATCGAGGATGTAAGCCACGATGAAGACGGGAAGATTTTTGAAGTGCTTGTTTTACCGTCTGCTTTTGATACAGTAAAAGATGTTCTTGATAAGGCAGGTATTAAATATAACTTTGCAGAAGTTTCACTTGTTCCGCAGACGTACATTACTTTAAAGGGGAGGGAGGCAGAACAGATGCTAAAGCTTATGGAAACGCTCGAGGATCATGACGATGTTCAAAAGGTTTATGCTAATTTTGATATCTCTGAAAAAGAGATGGAGGCCGTAAGTCAATGA
- the ruvC gene encoding crossover junction endodeoxyribonuclease RuvC, producing MIILGIDPGSNIMGWAVIEQINNGYGYTSSGVINLKNVDSLQQSLKSIYWEIGRLIELYHPGAVAIETAFFSKNQRSAFIIVQSATAAMLASLNKSIPLYEYQPMMIKKALTGYGNATKDQVQFMVKRLLGLNGSFVLDASDAMAVAICHINSIQLKNRFIPNVISH from the coding sequence ATGATAATACTGGGTATTGACCCAGGTTCCAATATCATGGGATGGGCTGTTATTGAGCAGATTAATAACGGTTATGGCTACACCTCATCAGGGGTAATTAATTTAAAGAATGTTGATTCCCTTCAACAAAGCCTGAAGTCCATTTATTGGGAGATTGGCAGGCTTATAGAACTGTATCATCCGGGAGCTGTAGCTATAGAAACGGCTTTCTTCTCAAAGAATCAGAGGAGTGCGTTTATTATCGTCCAATCTGCTACTGCTGCCATGCTCGCCTCACTTAATAAAAGTATCCCGTTATATGAGTACCAGCCAATGATGATAAAAAAGGCACTCACCGGATATGGGAATGCGACAAAGGATCAGGTTCAGTTTATGGTGAAGAGGCTCCTCGGTCTTAACGGGAGCTTTGTGCTTGATGCATCCGATGCAATGGCCGTTGCTATATGCCACATAAATTCTATTCAACTAAAAAACAGATTTATACCCAATGTTATTTCACATTAA
- the ruvA gene encoding Holliday junction branch migration protein RuvA — protein MLFHIKGILSEKRIDSIVVDVNGIGFELFVTATTYKDMPDEGGQVTVHIYTQVRDDDIFLYGFSTLREKELFKLLISVSGIGPKIARNILSGIQAEELINAIVSKDIARLSSVPGLGKKGAEKIVVEIREKIGNLQHTAQTLDTQTMFSDAVSALVNLGYKYQQAQIAVQSVLKEHLNSKIEGIIKLSLKELSK, from the coding sequence ATGTTATTTCACATTAAAGGCATATTGTCAGAGAAAAGAATCGATTCAATCGTGGTAGATGTAAACGGAATAGGTTTTGAATTGTTTGTAACCGCTACTACGTACAAAGACATGCCAGATGAAGGCGGGCAAGTTACGGTTCATATTTATACCCAGGTAAGGGATGATGATATATTTTTATATGGATTCTCAACGTTAAGGGAAAAAGAGCTTTTCAAACTCTTAATCTCCGTATCAGGCATAGGTCCCAAAATAGCAAGGAATATTTTGTCAGGTATTCAAGCAGAGGAGCTTATAAATGCTATCGTATCAAAGGATATAGCAAGGCTGTCCTCAGTCCCGGGGCTTGGGAAAAAGGGTGCAGAGAAGATCGTTGTAGAGATAAGAGAAAAGATCGGCAATCTTCAACATACAGCTCAAACTTTAGATACACAAACTATGTTTTCCGATGCGGTATCAGCACTTGTTAATTTAGGTTACAAGTACCAGCAGGCACAAATAGCGGTACAGTCGGTTTTAAAGGAACATCTAAACAGCAAGATCGAGGGAATAATAAAACTGTCATTAAAAGAACTCAGTAAATGA